AGGCTTTTTGCGACCGGCGTGAAACCGAGCCGCGGCGCGCGGCGACCGGCAGCGGCCGCCTCGGGGACGGCGGGCGCCGCGAAAGCGCTCGGCACGCCGGCTCCGGTCAGCGTCAGCGCCGCAGCGCCGAGCGTCCCGCCGAGCAGCTGGCGACGCGACAACCGCGCGTGCAGCACGGCTTCGAAGCGGGTGTTCCCGGAGGTGTTCGTCGATGCGTCGTCGCGGGACGGGGACAGGCGGGAGTCGGTCATCGTGGAATCCTCTGCAGCGTTTCGGGTGCGGGAGCCGCTCCCGCACGGTATCCGGCAATTGCTGGAGCTGCATGACAACGCAACGCCCGTTCCCCGCCGTGCCGGAGCGACAGCGCCCGTTTATAGATCATTTCGCTGCCCCGCCACAATCCGCTCCGTATAATCCCGCCTTCGCACGCCCAAGGACTCCGGCATGGATCTTCCCCTCCTCGTTATCGCGCTCATTCTCGGCATCGTCGAGGGACTGACCGAATTCCTGCCGATCTCCTCCACCGGCCACCTGATCATCATCGGCGACCTGCTCGGCTACAACGACGCGACGAGCAAGGTGTTCAAGATCGTCATCCAGTTCGCCGCGATCCTCGCCGTATGCTGGGATTATCGCGAACGGCTGGTGCGCGTCGCGGCCGGGGTCGGCACCGAGCCCGCCGCGCAGCGCTTCATCGGTTTGCTGTTCATCGGCTTCCTGCCGGCGGCGGTGCTCGGCCTGATGTTCCATTCGACGATCAAGGGCCTGCTGTTCAACCCGCTGACCGTCGCGACGGCGCTCGTCGTCGGCGGCCTGCTGATCCTCTGGATCGAGCGCCGTGCGTACCATCCGCGCATCAACACGATCGACGAGATGCGCTGGCCCGATGCGCTGAAAGTGGGATTCGCGCAGGCCGCGGCGATGATTCCGGGCACGTCGCGGTCCGGGGCAACGATCCTCGGCGGGCTGGTGTTCGGGCTGTCGCGCAAGGCCGCGGCGGAATTCTCGTTCTTCCTCTCGATTCCGACCATGTTCGCGGCGACCGTCTACGACCTGTACAAGAACCGCGAGCTGCTCGACATGGCCGACCTGCCGGTGTTCGCGGTCGGCTTCGTCGCGTCCTTCTTCGCAGCGATGTTCGCCGTCAAAGCTTTCATCCACTTCATCTCGAACCACACGTTCGTCGCTTTCGCGTGGTATCGCATCGCGTTCGGGCTCGTGGTGCTCGCGACGTGGCAGCTGGGGCTCGTCGAGTGGAGTGAGTTCTAGCGGGCTGCAGCCCGCCGCGCGCGGCTAGACTGTCGCTTTCCGGCCGTCCCGAGAGGCTCCGATGATCATCTACCTGCACGGTTTCCGCTCCGCTCCGGCGTCGATCAAGGCGCAAGCGCTGCAGCGCCACATGGCGGCGAAAGGATTGGCGCACGCGTTCTGGTGCGAACAGCTGCCGGTGTCGCCGCACGCGGCGATCGCGCTGGTCGAGGCGCAGATCGCTAACTGCCGCCGTGAACGGCCGGAGCTTCGCCCGACGCTGGTCGGCAGCTCGCTCGGCGGCTTCTACGCGACCTGGCTCGCCGAAAGGCACGGGCTCGCGGCGGCGCTCGTGAACCCGGCCGTCGTCGCGCCGCTGTCGCTCGAAGTGTGGATCGGCCCGCAGACGAATCTTTACACCGGCGAGCGCTTCGACTTCACGGCGCAGCACATCGACGAGCTGCGCGCGCTCGACATCGCCGCGATCACGCAGCCCGAACGCTACTGGCTGCTCGCCGAGACCGGCGACGAAGTGCTCGACTACCGTGACGCGGTGACGAAATACGCCGGCGCGCGGCAGACCGTGCTCGCCGGCGGCGACCACGGCTTCTCGCGCTGGAACGATTATCTCGACGCGCTGCTCGAGTTTGCGGGACTGCCATCATGACCGGGCCCGATTTCGACGCGCGCCGCTTCAAGTCGATCGAGCGGGCCGGCTTCAACCGCATCGCCGCCCGCTACGCCGACGGCGCCCACCTGCGCGCGGACCTCGCCGACGCGCTGCTCGGCGCAGCACGGCTCGCGCCGGGCCGGCTCGTGCTCGACCTCGCGAGCGGCCCCGGCCTGCTCGCCCGCGCCGCCGCCCGCCAGGTGCAGCCGGGCGGCTGGGTGCTCGCGAGCGACATCGCCGAGGAGATGCTCGCCGAAGGCGCGCGGCGCACGCGCGGCGAAACTGCCGCCGCTGCGCTGCCCGCCAGCATGCCGGCGCTTTCGTTCGCTGCCGCCGACGCCGAACACCTGTGCCTGCCGGACGCGAGCTTCGACTGCGTGCTCGCCGGCCTCGCGCTGTTCATGTTCCCGCACCCGGAGCGGGCGCTCGCCGAGATGCATCGCGTGCTGCGCGCGGGAGGCCGCATCGCGCTGTCGACGTGGGGCGCGCGCGACGACGTCCCGCTGATCGGCTGTGCCCAGGACTGCATTGCCCGCCTGCTGCCGGCGCCGAAAGTCGCACGCCCGTCGGTGTTCCGCTTCGGCGACGCAGCGGTGCTCGAAGCGGCGCTCGAAGCGGCCG
The window above is part of the Azoarcus sp. PA01 genome. Proteins encoded here:
- a CDS encoding undecaprenyl-diphosphate phosphatase, with amino-acid sequence MDLPLLVIALILGIVEGLTEFLPISSTGHLIIIGDLLGYNDATSKVFKIVIQFAAILAVCWDYRERLVRVAAGVGTEPAAQRFIGLLFIGFLPAAVLGLMFHSTIKGLLFNPLTVATALVVGGLLILWIERRAYHPRINTIDEMRWPDALKVGFAQAAAMIPGTSRSGATILGGLVFGLSRKAAAEFSFFLSIPTMFAATVYDLYKNRELLDMADLPVFAVGFVASFFAAMFAVKAFIHFISNHTFVAFAWYRIAFGLVVLATWQLGLVEWSEF
- a CDS encoding esterase — protein: MIIYLHGFRSAPASIKAQALQRHMAAKGLAHAFWCEQLPVSPHAAIALVEAQIANCRRERPELRPTLVGSSLGGFYATWLAERHGLAAALVNPAVVAPLSLEVWIGPQTNLYTGERFDFTAQHIDELRALDIAAITQPERYWLLAETGDEVLDYRDAVTKYAGARQTVLAGGDHGFSRWNDYLDALLEFAGLPS
- a CDS encoding methyltransferase domain-containing protein, which translates into the protein MTGPDFDARRFKSIERAGFNRIAARYADGAHLRADLADALLGAARLAPGRLVLDLASGPGLLARAAARQVQPGGWVLASDIAEEMLAEGARRTRGETAAAALPASMPALSFAAADAEHLCLPDASFDCVLAGLALFMFPHPERALAEMHRVLRAGGRIALSTWGARDDVPLIGCAQDCIARLLPAPKVARPSVFRFGDAAVLEAALEAAGFVDVHIEPCRFTCHFADAAAYWQAFLDLAGGAAEALARLPQTVQHALRDAVAAELDAHRSTGGSGYSLGALALVATAQRPAEGTLGRQGATNR